One bacterium genomic region harbors:
- a CDS encoding EamA family transporter: protein MPTTSSWFIWAFLSAVFAAFTAIFAKIGLSGVDSDLATLIRTMVIMIVLAAFVYYAGKWSNPFKLASTTWLFLVLSGLATGASWVCYFRALKIGDASKVAPVDKLSLLLVAVFAVLFLGERPSVREWSGILMIGAGVLVLALKR from the coding sequence ATGCCAACAACATCAAGCTGGTTTATTTGGGCGTTTTTGTCTGCTGTATTCGCTGCGTTCACGGCTATTTTCGCAAAAATAGGGCTTTCCGGAGTAGACTCTGATCTCGCTACTCTAATTCGTACCATGGTCATCATGATCGTGCTTGCCGCATTCGTGTATTATGCAGGAAAGTGGAGCAATCCATTCAAACTTGCCTCTACTACATGGTTATTTTTGGTTCTCTCCGGTTTGGCGACAGGCGCGTCCTGGGTATGTTACTTTCGAGCACTGAAGATCGGCGACGCATCGAAAGTTGCCCCTGTAGACAAGTTAAGTCTGTTGCTCGTTGCGGTTTTCGCAGTTTTATTCCTCGGTGAACGGCCCTCGGTCAGAGAATGGTCTGGAATTCTCATGATAGGAGCAGGTGTTTTAGTACTGGCGCTCAAAAGGTGA
- a CDS encoding site-specific integrase, with product MSVGNYDEYAQRMMIRFNDWLSRGLDPETELIREVREKEDREARDITLAELYSRFLDAKRGEVSGKTLVSYGTSRAHLEAHGITALRLSEVGHPRMRQYMRSRQAAGAAASTIHTEVMLVTAMCTWAVNEGMMPNHPLQRLECPRVRNRREVRLTSEQVAALVGAIKQPVQSLVVRFALASGRRKDEILGLRVEDVRLRDIGGAEYSVRHTKGGLARTFPASEWAVSILREAIGDRTEGWVFQGPSGGRYLVDWKVSEFKAAVKALGLTVLTESGQRKMLTFHDLRHVFATQLTDNGADIRDVQALLGQQSVVVTERYTARKKGHKALEKQCRIG from the coding sequence TTGTCGGTCGGCAATTATGACGAATACGCTCAGCGCATGATGATCCGTTTCAACGATTGGCTATCTCGCGGACTCGATCCCGAGACAGAATTGATACGCGAAGTCAGAGAAAAAGAAGATCGAGAGGCGCGAGACATTACGCTGGCCGAGCTTTACTCTCGGTTCCTGGATGCCAAGCGCGGCGAGGTATCAGGCAAAACTCTCGTCAGTTATGGCACCAGCAGGGCTCATCTTGAAGCGCACGGAATAACGGCACTGCGGTTGTCCGAGGTCGGTCATCCGAGGATGAGGCAGTACATGAGGTCTCGTCAAGCGGCTGGGGCCGCGGCTTCGACCATCCATACCGAGGTGATGCTGGTGACAGCGATGTGCACCTGGGCGGTAAACGAAGGGATGATGCCGAATCATCCCCTGCAACGGCTGGAGTGTCCGCGAGTCCGCAATCGCCGAGAGGTCAGGCTGACGAGCGAGCAGGTAGCCGCATTGGTCGGAGCGATCAAGCAGCCGGTGCAAAGCCTGGTGGTGCGGTTTGCACTGGCGAGCGGCAGGCGGAAGGATGAAATACTCGGCTTGCGTGTGGAGGATGTCAGGCTGCGGGATATCGGAGGGGCGGAATACAGTGTGCGTCACACGAAGGGCGGTCTTGCCCGCACTTTTCCGGCCAGCGAGTGGGCTGTTTCGATCCTCCGGGAGGCTATCGGGGATCGTACCGAAGGGTGGGTGTTTCAGGGGCCGAGCGGGGGACGTTACCTGGTTGATTGGAAGGTGAGTGAGTTCAAAGCCGCGGTCAAGGCGCTCGGACTGACCGTCCTGACCGAAAGCGGCCAGCGGAAGATGCTGACTTTCCACGACCTGCGGCATGTGTTCGCTACGCAGCTCACCGACAATGGCGCTGATATCCGAGACGTTCAGGCCCTGCTCGGACAGCAGAGCGTGGTTGTTACTGAGCGTTATACCGCCCGGAAAAAGGGGCACAAGGCGCTGGAGAAACAATGCAGAATCGGGTGA
- a CDS encoding helix-turn-helix domain-containing protein has protein sequence MKPTELLSFAQITREYNVSNTTIKRWEAYGLPVMRIPGRGKKPMARVRRSDLEAWIAGGGTDARKQRVPRNFIQRMAG, from the coding sequence ATGAAACCGACAGAACTTCTCTCATTCGCGCAAATCACGCGAGAGTACAATGTCAGCAACACCACCATCAAGCGGTGGGAGGCTTACGGCCTGCCCGTGATGCGGATTCCCGGCCGCGGCAAGAAGCCGATGGCGCGGGTGCGGCGATCCGATCTGGAAGCATGGATCGCTGGCGGCGGCACCGATGCCCGCAAACAGCGCGTTCCGCGTAATTTCATCCAACGGATGGCGGGCTGA
- a CDS encoding MmcB family DNA repair protein, translating into MTAPEIEKLILDKHWKDFCVTQCKTGGTWGSAWDQTYLEWLMSPGNPVLSRLVSGSRWEGVYERGHADKWMLRDLLKQSAAIMDVWVLRRSWTDGRAICYEIKVSRSDFFGDHKWPDYWHYCNQFFFAVPNGLLSDDEINRLPAQSGVIEVNGTGSGLRIRKTPCSMQGIDEGVFRYILMWRAQLKDGRKKVVNA; encoded by the coding sequence ATGACAGCGCCCGAGATCGAAAAGCTCATTCTTGACAAGCACTGGAAAGATTTCTGCGTGACTCAGTGCAAAACGGGCGGGACATGGGGTTCCGCTTGGGACCAGACCTATCTCGAATGGTTGATGAGTCCAGGAAATCCCGTCCTGTCGAGACTTGTTTCTGGTTCGAGGTGGGAAGGTGTTTATGAGCGCGGACACGCCGATAAATGGATGTTGAGAGACCTGCTTAAACAATCCGCGGCCATTATGGATGTGTGGGTGCTGCGCAGGAGTTGGACGGACGGACGTGCAATCTGTTATGAGATCAAAGTATCGCGGAGTGACTTCTTCGGCGATCATAAGTGGCCGGACTACTGGCATTACTGTAATCAATTCTTCTTCGCTGTCCCTAATGGCCTGTTGTCTGATGACGAAATCAACCGACTTCCTGCACAATCCGGCGTGATAGAGGTTAACGGTACTGGGTCGGGCTTGAGAATAAGAAAAACGCCCTGCTCGATGCAAGGAATAGACGAGGGAGTCTTCCGCTATATTCTGATGTGGAGGGCTCAGCTCAAAGACGGACGAAAGAAGGTGGTGAACGCATGA
- a CDS encoding phage Gp37/Gp68 family protein: MNPQGAGKIEWCHFTWNPITGCKHGCPYCYVPRVKGRFEKNPMEPRLHKGRLTEPFSTRQSRLIFVGSTGDMWGEWVPREWIEQVLTICREAHWHKYLFLTKNPIRYRQFAPIIPSNCWCGTSVSGGTMEGHDFELKRVNWLHKAPAGQQFISLEPWLGRLSNAGADVLIDSWIATADWLIVGGLTGPRAIQPPTEDLADLVETAKTYRVPLFVKDNAGPGDWPKEYPEGLR; encoded by the coding sequence ATGAATCCCCAGGGTGCAGGGAAAATCGAATGGTGTCATTTCACCTGGAATCCGATCACCGGTTGCAAGCATGGCTGCCCGTACTGCTATGTCCCCAGGGTGAAGGGGCGCTTCGAGAAGAACCCGATGGAGCCGCGCTTGCACAAGGGGCGACTGACTGAACCCTTCTCCACCCGACAGAGTCGCTTGATCTTTGTCGGCTCGACCGGCGACATGTGGGGCGAGTGGGTGCCGAGAGAATGGATAGAGCAGGTGCTGACGATTTGCCGCGAGGCCCATTGGCACAAGTACCTGTTCCTGACGAAAAACCCGATTCGGTATCGGCAGTTCGCGCCGATCATACCAAGCAATTGCTGGTGTGGAACGAGCGTTTCAGGCGGAACGATGGAGGGTCACGACTTCGAGCTTAAGCGGGTTAATTGGCTGCACAAAGCCCCGGCGGGTCAACAATTCATTTCCCTGGAACCCTGGCTCGGTCGCCTCAGCAATGCCGGTGCGGATGTGTTGATTGATTCATGGATCGCCACGGCAGACTGGTTGATTGTCGGTGGACTGACAGGGCCGCGGGCGATACAACCGCCCACCGAAGACCTTGCCGATTTGGTGGAAACAGCCAAGACGTATAGAGTTCCCCTCTTCGTGAAGGACAACGCCGGGCCGGGCGATTGGCCGAAAGAATACCCGGAGGGGTTGAGATGA
- a CDS encoding DUF3850 domain-containing protein, with product MAVHELKCWPEFFEEIRDGRKTCDLRKDDRHYRVGDNLLLQEWSPEIEKFTGRQLIVQVTHILDEPKWGLQPGWVALSIKAVEG from the coding sequence ATGGCCGTTCATGAACTGAAATGCTGGCCGGAGTTTTTCGAGGAAATCCGCGACGGCCGCAAGACCTGCGATCTACGGAAGGATGATCGGCATTATCGAGTGGGCGATAATCTCCTCCTTCAGGAGTGGAGCCCTGAGATAGAAAAATTCACCGGGCGACAACTGATTGTCCAGGTGACCCACATCCTGGATGAGCCGAAGTGGGGGCTCCAGCCGGGGTGGGTTGCTCTTTCGATAAAGGCGGTCGAAGGATGA
- a CDS encoding DUF1643 domain-containing protein has protein sequence MIQCAETDHRPFGAVISKDGVYRFFLWRWLELPEQNVLFPRTPKTVTWLMLNPSTANASKDDPTIRRCLGFARQWGFGRLFVVNLFAYRSSSPRELKKHLESYDGQIEGVTTHYKNDDWVQFAARNSELLVLAWGAHLPNECEARKEEIEQIFGDLELEHAAPAVKSLSLTKCGAPRHPLYAPMNAQLLDWRW, from the coding sequence ATGATTCAATGCGCTGAAACCGATCATAGGCCGTTTGGAGCGGTGATTTCGAAGGATGGAGTTTATCGCTTCTTCCTCTGGCGCTGGCTTGAGTTGCCGGAACAGAACGTTTTGTTTCCCAGAACACCGAAAACGGTCACCTGGTTGATGCTGAATCCCTCGACGGCGAACGCCAGCAAGGACGATCCGACCATCCGCCGATGCCTGGGATTCGCCCGGCAATGGGGATTCGGCCGGTTGTTCGTGGTCAACCTGTTCGCCTACCGATCCAGCTCGCCGCGGGAGTTGAAGAAGCACTTGGAGTCATACGATGGCCAGATCGAGGGCGTGACCACGCACTACAAGAACGACGACTGGGTTCAGTTCGCGGCCCGGAATTCCGAACTGTTGGTGCTGGCCTGGGGCGCGCACCTACCTAATGAGTGCGAGGCCCGGAAAGAGGAAATCGAACAGATATTCGGGGATTTGGAACTGGAACATGCAGCACCCGCGGTTAAGAGCCTGAGCCTGACCAAGTGCGGCGCGCCGCGGCACCCGCTGTACGCGCCGATGAACGCTCAACTGCTGGACTGGAGGTGGTGA